A stretch of Chryseobacterium viscerum DNA encodes these proteins:
- a CDS encoding spondin domain-containing protein yields the protein MNKFIFRTSVLVAATLAAFTLSSCSDSDNDMMTDMSFQRTITFENVVTPKDFVESGSFQGTGTSPIILPGQSVSVKFSAGKTQALMFATMYGASKDWFFASQQPGIKLFDTNGNAITGDVSSSVRLWDNGTKDDTTGQAESKPIMQVPNVNASQLMKLNLAYNDVTSEFTLTITNTSGGTANETPFSPGVWAVSNYNGSQLLNNAPFFTPNALSNPEITDIAQMGNISKMMTKLNVNTGIMTGLSPALIVVYRGDKNPIYELGQPDSGMGLKDIAQFGNVTKLQNSLKSLSAIRGVYVAGNAPVAPGSKVTTSFNAEPGDKIAYVTMFGFSNDWFYANEQSIDANTKGDISSKTSLFDSGTGIDQYPGAGNHQALFGGTPQSENKIISKVGNQYSVPAVQNVIKVTVN from the coding sequence ATGAACAAGTTTATTTTCAGAACATCGGTTTTAGTGGCAGCTACTCTAGCTGCATTTACTCTTTCTTCATGCAGTGATTCGGATAATGACATGATGACGGATATGTCTTTTCAAAGAACTATCACGTTTGAAAATGTGGTAACTCCTAAAGATTTTGTAGAAAGCGGAAGTTTTCAGGGAACAGGAACTTCTCCTATTATTTTGCCCGGACAATCTGTTTCTGTTAAATTCAGCGCAGGAAAAACACAGGCCTTAATGTTTGCTACCATGTATGGTGCTTCAAAAGACTGGTTTTTTGCTTCCCAACAGCCTGGTATCAAACTGTTTGACACTAATGGAAATGCCATTACCGGGGATGTTTCTTCAAGTGTACGACTGTGGGATAACGGAACCAAAGATGACACAACGGGACAGGCAGAAAGCAAGCCTATTATGCAGGTTCCTAACGTAAATGCTTCACAGCTTATGAAGCTCAATCTTGCTTACAATGATGTAACCTCAGAGTTTACCCTCACCATTACCAATACATCTGGCGGAACAGCTAATGAAACTCCTTTTTCTCCCGGAGTATGGGCTGTTTCCAACTACAATGGCTCCCAGCTGCTGAACAACGCTCCTTTTTTTACTCCTAATGCTTTATCAAATCCGGAAATCACGGATATTGCCCAGATGGGGAATATCAGTAAAATGATGACAAAACTGAATGTCAACACAGGAATTATGACCGGCCTTTCTCCTGCTTTGATAGTTGTTTACCGTGGTGACAAAAATCCTATTTATGAATTAGGTCAACCTGACAGCGGAATGGGATTGAAAGATATTGCACAGTTTGGAAATGTAACCAAGCTTCAAAACAGCCTGAAATCTCTCTCTGCTATAAGAGGTGTATATGTTGCCGGGAACGCTCCTGTAGCACCAGGAAGCAAAGTAACAACAAGCTTTAATGCTGAACCCGGGGATAAAATAGCTTATGTAACCATGTTTGGATTTTCCAATGACTGGTTCTATGCCAATGAACAGAGCATTGATGCAAATACCAAGGGAGATATTAGTTCAAAAACTTCATTATTTGATTCCGGAACAGGGATTGACCAATATCCGGGAGCCGGAAATCATCAGGCATTATTCGGTGGCACTCCGCAGAGTGAAAATAAAATTATTTCAAAAGTAGGAAACCAATATTCTGTTCCTGCTGTTCAGAATGTGATTAAAGTAACCGTGAATTAA